The following DNA comes from Hordeum vulgare subsp. vulgare chromosome 3H, MorexV3_pseudomolecules_assembly, whole genome shotgun sequence.
AGTGGTTGAGCTAAGCAAGCTGGTCTGGAAGTGGAGGTTGTCAGGTAGTTTGCCAGACCAAGACCCACCAGTAGGTGTTGATGTTGAAGTAGTAGGAAGCAGAAATGTGAATAATCCGCCAAAATCTACCAAAAAAGGTAGACCAAAAGATAAAGAGAAAAGAAGGAAACCACTAGTGGAGCTGAGGCAGGAGAAGGcacagcaaaaagcaaagaagaagGGTGTGTGTTCTTATTGTAAGGAGGATTGGCACGACAAGAGGAATTGCCCATATCTCGCGCTTGAGAGACAGAGACAGAAGGTTGAAGCTGAAAAACTTAGACATGAGACGGAGTTGAcactgtaaatagtttttctacgAAGGTTACCGCGTACTGTGATGTGGTGTACTAAGTTGATGAACTAGAATTTACTTTGGCAATTCGGAAAATAATATGTAGACTTCTGCTTCACTATTTCTGTGAATATAGGTATGATTTATGTAGTTGTGAAAAAATGTTAACGACACGCTGGAAGCACACCGATTTCATGAAGCAGACTTCATGTAGGGTGGCGCCAGAATTCATGGGAATATATATGTTTTAGGTGAGTGAAGTTTGGAAGAAGCAAGCGTATTCATGTTTATGTACTGGGGTTTTGATTCAGGATAAATCAAGGTTTTTTTTTTGGTGAAAACTATGGTCAATGTGAATTTTTGTTTGAGAATGCAAAGTAATATGTAGCATTCCGCTTCACAAATTTTGTGTAGATTGTTCTTGTAATTCATGCAAGAATGTATGTTTCAGGTGAGTAATGTTTGCAAGAAGCAAGCACAGATTGAAGTGGAAACAAAAAATGTATTATTCGTGCGTAGTGAAAAGTAACGTACACTTTGTTTTCAATGTTGGTAGTACGTAGACAACAAAACAGCATCATGAAGCGGAAAAACAATGCTCTGTTACTTCCAGCTTGAAAACTCATGATTGAGTACAAAATAGTACCAGATAGTGGACACAAAAATATGGGAACCTGTTGGTAACGAAGTTGAATTGTGTAATAAAACAACTAACTAGAAGTAAAAAAGTTGGCCATGATCTTCCCATCCCATTGCTTCATGAAGAGCGTTGTGAATATTCCGCAATAGTAGCTGGCAAAAATATAGAAGAGAGCATCATACGTAGTGCAAAGTAACGTACACTTTGTTCTCAATGTTGGTAGTACATAGACGACAAACAGCATCATGAAGCGAAAAAACAATGCTCTGTTACTTCCAGCTTGAAAACTCATGATTGAGTACAAAATAGTACCAGATAGAGGACACAAAAATATGGGAACCTGTTGGTAACGAAGTTGAATTGTGTAATAAAACAACTAGCTAGAAGTAAAAAAGAAACTTGGAAGCACATAGTTCGCAGAAGCGCGATCGTTTATTCTGTTGAATGCTCGTCGGCGTGATTATCTACGAGGAATATTATTTGTTTGATCGCGACTAAGACGGTTCCTCAGTTGGTCTTCAGTACCCAGGTAGGATCTTGGTTGTTGAGCTGCGAAGTTATGATTAGTTCGGTGATAATCGCCCGATGGCCGTATGTATCCTGCGGTAGAAGTCGGGACGGTGGTTAGAACAATGAAGAATGCACATTTGTAGTTGGGTGCACTGAAGAAAATTGCAGAGTTGGTTACATGCCAAAAACCAATATGATTGATAGAAGCATTGAATTAACACATGAGTAGCTGTTTGGTTTAGGAGGGTAATACCTTGGAAAAGTTGGCCATGATCTTCCCATCCCATTGCTTCATGAAGAGCATTGTGAATATTCCGCAATCGTAGCTGGCAAAAATATAGAAGAGAGCATCATACGTAGTGTGAATTTTCTTCATCACCGACTTGAGTTGAAAAAAAGATTGTATAAACTTACTGCGTTTTCTGTTGGGGGCAATCGGGGGGGTTGAAGCACGTGAACTTCATGAAATCCAACTTTGTGAATGCTTTGGCATGCGTGGCCAGTGTCGTAAAGTTGGTAACCTAAAAATAAAGGGATGCAAAATGTAATTAACGCATCACCAGAAAAACATCGCACAATAATTAGTTACTGTTAGTTTAGGAGAGTGCTCACCAGATTGTTTGACAACTCGTACacttcatcatttttcagctTCTTGTCTGAATCGAATATGTTGATCTGTTTGTAAAGAAGGTTGATGCAACATAGTATCCAATGTTGTTTGTGGGGAATTGTGAAGTAAAGCTGCAAAAATATTATGGGTATGAAGGGTATGAATTTGTTTCCAGGTGGTTATAGATTGTAAATTTTGACGATGTATTGTGCGTCAGTACATGGTACGGTGCAAATTGGAAGTTTGGAAAAATTGATATGAAGTGATGAGCACAGTGTTTAATGGCGTGAGAAGTGTACCATATCCTTTGACTTGAGCGAGCCATCTTGGTAGGCATTGTTGAATTCACGAAGGCAGTTGGTTGCAACGAATTTTTCCTCGGGCACGCTTAGTTTTGCCTGATGAAAGTTATGAAATACAATGTAAAGAATTTTAAAATAAGTGATGGTGGAAAACCAAAGAGATGTGTTGCGAAGGTTGTTACCGTCAAGGACTGTGAGAAGGCGTATTTGGTAGGAAGGGCAGAGCTGCATGCTTCCATTGTTTGTTGAAGGTTGAACTGGCGAATGTAGAGCTCCATTGTATGGGTGTCAACCCATCCGCGTGGCTTGAGTGCGTCACGGAAGTGTTCATATGATATATGGTACCCACCGTAATCGATGAAAGGTGGCCTAATACAAGGGTGATTGCGAACAAACGTAATCAGATGAAGCATTTTATGTAAGTATGAACACATTTACTAGGGAACCAAGGAAGCATGAGTTGCTTGCAGgtgaatcataaacttaataaaaGGTGCGAGTGCACGGATGTGATTTAAtgaaaaagttgtgacatgtaacCTTTTATCAGTTTTTTTGGGAGGCGTTAAACATCTGGCGGTGATGTACTTGTTGTACAGTTCTATCGAAGAGCTTGTAACCTTGATTTTCTTCAGCCTTGTGTCCTCAGTTTTCCGAAGACAAGctctcttcttcctattcttcttctcctgagTTTGTGTGCCAATGGTGTGAAGGACATCTCCGGTGGAGGGTTGACCCCCCTGGATGGATGATAGGTTGTACAAATAATTTAACGGTAATGGTGTAGACTGAATTTTGTACTTGGAGTGTGAGTGAGTTGGAAAAGGGTGGAACCGTACCTCATTGACATTATGGCTCATGTTTGGTCCTTCGGATGTGTTATCCTAAGTAGACGCATGTAAAGTGTTGGACACGTGTCTTCGCGTTTAAATGGAAGCTGCGAAAGGGGTTAGAGGATGCATTTTTGATAAAGTGTTAGAAGGTGCACCCGTGTGAGCTGTGTGGGGGATGTTGGTGTTGGTGCATGTATTGGGGATGATTGAGGACTAATGTGTGCCAGGTTTGCTTCAACTGTTGCCATGGTTGTAGGTCATGCACGAGCATATATACGTGCAAGTGATTTTATTGAAAAAAAATAATTGAAACCGAAATGAGATTGTAATATGGTTTGTGATGCACGTACCTGCAGCTGTGGTTTGTACTACAGCTGTAGAAGCGTCCACAAATTCACCTTCATGTGTTGATGGAGGTGGTTCGGCGAAAGCTTGGGTCCAAGTCTGACCGGGGGGTAGAAGACTGAAACTCGGATCTTCGTAAGAATCAAGGACCCTCCGCAATGTTTCTTCACTGCTGGTGGAATGCTTCGTGACAGGAGGGGTTGTAATAGCGTCGGCCGGTTGGTCTTGATGTGATGAGGGACGTGGTTCGGTGCAAACTTGGTTCGCAGCAGGAGCGGATGTTGAAGCTACATCCTGGTTATTCTGAGGTTTTTTAGTAACACTTTTCTCCACCTCATCGGCATATGCAGTTGCTTCCTTCCAAAACCTGGTGTCGGGAGTTTCTTTTGGACCATGTGGCTATGGTTGTTCGGTATGTGTGTCCTGGAGTACCCAATGAGGTGAAGAATAATTTGTTGGATCTGGAGCATTATCTTTTGTGGCCGCTAAAACATCTTGTGCAAACTCTTCCATGCGCTTGGCGTGAAGTTCAGAAAGTCTTGATGTAGCTTTTGATATATCCTGTGCCTATTTTGATTTGTGTGTTTCAATAATTTGTAGTATGTAGGCCGGTAGTTCCTGCACGAAAGCATGTAGCATGTGAAATGGTGAATGATTTGAGGAAATGATTGTGCGTGTTAAATAATTCTGGAAGCTTTTATAGTACATCAGGAAGACATTTGTATTAAGGTGGAATCATGGGTTTGATGTACataaattaatttggaagaatgTGTAGTGCAGCATGAGTAACTTTACTCTGGAAGCATTTATATGAAAGCATGAAAACAATTTTTACTATGGTGGAAGCATGGGTTTGATGTATGGAACTGACTCTAGGAGCAAGTATATTACAACAGGTAGACATTTACTCTGGTGGTTGTTACTCTGGAAGCATGCATATTACATCATGAAGACATTATTTTATTGTAGAGGAAGCATGGGTTTTGAGTAATAGAATTTACTATGGAAGCAAGTATATGACAGCATGAGGACATTTATCTCTGGAAGCATGTGTATTATAACATGAAGACATTTTATTATTATGGTGGAAGCATGGGTTTTGTGTATAGAATTTATTTGTCATGTTTATGTTTCTTCAAGTTAGAGGGAAGCATGTAAGTAACAGAATGGAAACCTTCAGAAAAGATGCTAGAAACATGCATTGGAGTATAGAACTAGTGGGTTTTCAGAAATAATTTGATATCGTTGTACCTCCGGAAGCTTGATAGGAAATCTAGGGGCCTCGTGATGCATGTCCTGATTTTCTTCGGTCTATAAAAAAATTTAGAATACCAGATGAGTAGAAGCTGTACGTAAAAGCTCTGTTAGAAATAAGCACAATAGAAGTGGGTACCTGTGGTGGATGGTTGGTACAATTGTTTTCTGTTTGTTGTATATATGGGTGTGTAGCAGGTTGGTCATCGTAGTTTGACAGTTGGATGGCATATGGTGTGCTTTCGGGTGCACGGAACTACAAAAAAATGCAGCATTTTAGCACACTTGAAGATTACAAATTCTTATATGGAGATGTACATGCATAAACGGGGAGCGTCATATTAGAAAAGATTGGCATCTATCTTAATGAATTAGTATCGCATT
Coding sequences within:
- the LOC123440758 gene encoding uncharacterized protein LOC123440758 isoform X1 codes for the protein MSHNVNEGGQPSTGDVLHTIGTQTQEKKNRKKRACLRKTEDTRLKKIKVTSSSIELYNKYITARCLTPPKKTDKRPPFIDYGGYHISYEHFRDALKPRGWVDTHTMELYIRQFNLQQTMEACSSALPTKYAFSQSLTAKLSVPEEKFVATNCLREFNNAYQDGSLKSKDMVHFSRH
- the LOC123440758 gene encoding uncharacterized protein LOC123440758 isoform X2; its protein translation is MSHNVNEEKKNRKKRACLRKTEDTRLKKIKVTSSSIELYNKYITARCLTPPKKTDKRPPFIDYGGYHISYEHFRDALKPRGWVDTHTMELYIRQFNLQQTMEACSSALPTKYAFSQSLTAKLSVPEEKFVATNCLREFNNAYQDGSLKSKDMVHFSRH